One Misgurnus anguillicaudatus chromosome 22, ASM2758022v2, whole genome shotgun sequence DNA segment encodes these proteins:
- the rnf215 gene encoding RING finger protein 215, translating to MGALACLSVLYWLLFSPVVSGEQVAFVEVFLKDHQDVLQGEVVQESVENENHDKKKHELKGDLVLIKDKALETTNENSNENDQNPWIGVVPVQMEEGTVSSNSNQESFAASVVNKMKRALVLGASALIILALNQNTVREMDLSQVLSKPIIVIQTSENVTKLIGALLRGLHATAKITYKTFLQDSLGATLTLWSSCGRSRGGLYGEWQGVICTGETNSQVQKYLQQLWNTVVLVALVLSTGVIVQARWQFQDNQFNDDSESHLKQDILKRLSALKTRIYRQPKLRRDLTQTQPVETDNCAVCLEQYNNNQCLRVLPCLHEFHRDCVDPWLILQQTCPLCKRSVLGNCY from the exons ATGGGCGCTTTAGCGTGTCTGTCTGTGCTGTACTGGCTGTTGTTTAGCCCAGTGGTGTCCGGTGAACAGGTGGCATTTGTAGAGGTGTTTCTGAAAGACCATCAGGATGTTTTACAGGGCGAGGTGGTCCAGGAGAGTGTGGAAAACGAGAACCATGACAAAAAGAAACATGAACTCAAAGGGGACCTTGTTTTG ataaaagacAAAGCTCTTGAAACTACTAATGAAAACAGCAATGAAAATGATCAGAACCCCTGGATAGGAGTGGTACCCGTCCAAATGGAGGAGGGCACAGTCTCTAGTAACAGCAACCAGGAGTCATTTGCTGCCTCTGTGGTTAATAAG ATGAAGCGAGCTCTTGTTTTGGGTGCATCTGCTTTGATCATACTGGCCCTAAACCAGAATACTGTCAGAGAG ATGGATCTCTCTCAGGTCCTCTCTAAGCCAATCATTGTTATTCAGACATCAGAAAATGTCACCAAGCTTATCGGAGCACTCCTCAG GGGCCTTCATGCAACAGCAAAAATCACCTATAAGACTTTTCTACAGGATAGCCTG GGGGCCACCCTGACCCTTTGGTCGAGCTGTGGGCGCTCGAGAGGTGGGCTGTACGGCGAGTGGCAGGGGGTCATATGCACCGGAGAGACCAACTCTCAAGTTCAA AAATATCTCCAGCAGCTGTGGAACACTGTTGTTCTGGTGGCCCTGGTCCTCTCCACCGGTGTCATAGTTCAAGCACGCTGGCAGTTTCAGGACAACCAGTTTAATGACGATTCAGAG TCACACCTCAAGCAGGACATTTTAAAGAGATTATCCGCGCTGAAGACCAGAATATACCGGCAACCTAAATTAAGGCGTGACCTCACACAAACTCAACCAGTGGAGACGGACAATTGTGCAGTTTGTCTCGAGCAATACAACAACAACCAG TGTTTGAGGGTGTTACCGTGTCTCCACGAGTTTCACAGAGATTGCGTGGATCCATGGCTTATCCTGCAGCAGACCTGTCCTCTCTGCAAACGCAGTGTGCTTG gtaaTTGTTATTAA